The proteins below are encoded in one region of Megalops cyprinoides isolate fMegCyp1 chromosome 14, fMegCyp1.pri, whole genome shotgun sequence:
- the grb14 gene encoding growth factor receptor-bound protein 14 isoform X2, with the protein MSRCATHRAGFTMLCTQSYISCRASPNSQVWLSPNRGVIKVYSEDNTSRVIEVPSDITARDICQLFILKNHCVDDHSWTLFEQLAHLGIERTIEDHESVMEVQSGWDVYADSRLYFRKNYAKYEFFKKPLDFFPDHMVSISSETNGMMNHSQLIQTFLSLSTCPEIHGHLHAKEQGRKCWKKFYFVLRRSGLYFSNKGASKEPRHLQFIAEFSDSDVYTLLSARKTHGAPTDYGFCIKPNKSSSPRDLKLLCADEEHVRTCWVTAIRLFKYGMQLYQNFIQPHQKQRASPMRSISENSLVAMDFSGNKTRVIENPSEALSVAVEEGLSWRRKSCHRLSSHGSPSTSQSPMSNLAIHRAQPWFHSKLSREEAHRLITEQGLIDGVFLLRDSQSNPKTFVLSLCHAQRIKHFQILPVEDEGELFFSLDDGHTRFTDLIQLVEFYQLNRGVLPCRLKHHCARIAL; encoded by the exons ATGAGTCGATGTGCCACGCACAGAGCCGGCTTTACCATGTTATGCACTCAGTCCTACATCAGCTGCAGAGCTAGCCCAAATTCACAGGTCTGGCTGTCTCCAAACCGAGGG GTGATCAAAGTGTACAGCGAGGACAACACGAGCCGAGTCATCGAGGTACCGAGTGACATCACCGCCCGGGACATCTGCcagctgttcattttaaagaaccACTGCGTGGACGACCACAGCTGGACGCTGTTCGAGCAGCTAGCACACCTGGGCATAG AGAGAACCATAGAAGACCATGAATCCGTCATGGAGGTCCAGTCGGGCTGGGACGTCTACGCCGACAGCCGGCTGTATTTCAGGAAGAACTACGCCAAATATGAATTCTTCAAGAAACCCCTG GACTTTTTCCCAGATCACATGGTGTCCATATCAAGTGAAACCAATGGGATGATGAACCACTCACAGCTCATACAG ACGTTCCTCAGCTTGAGCACGTGTCCTGAGATCCACGGGCACCTTCACGCTAAGGAACAGGGCAGGAAGTGTTGGAAGAAGTTCTACTTCGTGCTGAGGAGGTCTGGACTCTACTTCTCAAACAAGGGGGCGTCCAAG GAGCCGAGACACCTTCAGTTCATCGCAGAGTTCAGTGACAGTGACGTGTACACGTTGCTGTCAGCCAGAAAGACACACGGGGCCCCAACAGACTATGGCTTCTGCATTAAG CCCAACAAGTCGAGCTCCCCGCGGGACCTTAAGCTGCTCTGCGCAGACGAGGAGCACGTCAGGACCTGCTGGGTGACTGCCATTCGCCTGTTCAAG TATGGGATGCAGCTTTACCAAAACTTCATCCAGCCACATCAGAAGCAGAGAGCCTCACCCATG AGAAGCATCTCGGAAAACTCCCTGGTGGCCATGGACTTCTCAGGAAACAAGACCCGAGTGATCGAGAACCCGTCAGAAGCACTGTCGGTGGCCGTGGAGGAAGGGCTTTCCTGGAGG AGGAAGAGCTGCCATCGGCTGAGTTCTCATGGGAGTCCCTCCACTTCCCAGAGTCCGATGTCAAACCTAG CTATCCACAGAGCGCAGCCCTGGTTCCACAGCAAGCTGTCCAGAGAGGAGGCTCACCGTCTGATCACCGAGCAAGGTCTCATTGATGG GGTTTTTCTTTTAAGGGATAGTCAGAGCAACCCCAAGACCTTTGTCCTGTCACTGTGTCACGCCCAGagaatcaaacactttcagatcCTGCCT gtggaggacGAGGGCGAGCTCTTCTTCAGCCTGGATGACGGTCACACTCGCTTCACTGACCTGATCCAGCTGGTGGAGTTCTACCAGCTGAACCGCGGCGTGCTGCCCTGCAGGCTAAAGCACCACTGCGCCAGAATCGCCCTGTGA
- the grb14 gene encoding growth factor receptor-bound protein 14 isoform X1, whose translation MSNALHGRRTSASLGDKAAIFRRGEGGVSAFSSPAFVPLRSPLPPRPALLKANRKSREVEETPLSPIPTVLPELVSPSDSALVSDCLLPWTKSSAIQVIKVYSEDNTSRVIEVPSDITARDICQLFILKNHCVDDHSWTLFEQLAHLGIERTIEDHESVMEVQSGWDVYADSRLYFRKNYAKYEFFKKPLDFFPDHMVSISSETNGMMNHSQLIQTFLSLSTCPEIHGHLHAKEQGRKCWKKFYFVLRRSGLYFSNKGASKEPRHLQFIAEFSDSDVYTLLSARKTHGAPTDYGFCIKPNKSSSPRDLKLLCADEEHVRTCWVTAIRLFKYGMQLYQNFIQPHQKQRASPMRSISENSLVAMDFSGNKTRVIENPSEALSVAVEEGLSWRRKSCHRLSSHGSPSTSQSPMSNLAIHRAQPWFHSKLSREEAHRLITEQGLIDGVFLLRDSQSNPKTFVLSLCHAQRIKHFQILPVEDEGELFFSLDDGHTRFTDLIQLVEFYQLNRGVLPCRLKHHCARIAL comes from the exons ATGAGTAACGCACTACACGGCAGACGTACCTCTGCAAGCCTGGGAGACAAAGCCGCCATTTTTCGGAGGGGCGAGGGCGGCGTGAGCGCCTTCTCCAGCCCGGCCTTCGTCCCCCTGCGCTCGCCGCTGCCCCCCAGACCAGCCCTCCTCAAAGCCAACAG gaagagcagagaggtggaggagacTCCTCTGTCCCCGATTCCCACTGTGCTCCCCGAACtcgtctctccctctgactcagCCCTCGTCTCAGACTGCCTGCTACCCTGGACCAAAAGCAGCGCGATTCAG GTGATCAAAGTGTACAGCGAGGACAACACGAGCCGAGTCATCGAGGTACCGAGTGACATCACCGCCCGGGACATCTGCcagctgttcattttaaagaaccACTGCGTGGACGACCACAGCTGGACGCTGTTCGAGCAGCTAGCACACCTGGGCATAG AGAGAACCATAGAAGACCATGAATCCGTCATGGAGGTCCAGTCGGGCTGGGACGTCTACGCCGACAGCCGGCTGTATTTCAGGAAGAACTACGCCAAATATGAATTCTTCAAGAAACCCCTG GACTTTTTCCCAGATCACATGGTGTCCATATCAAGTGAAACCAATGGGATGATGAACCACTCACAGCTCATACAG ACGTTCCTCAGCTTGAGCACGTGTCCTGAGATCCACGGGCACCTTCACGCTAAGGAACAGGGCAGGAAGTGTTGGAAGAAGTTCTACTTCGTGCTGAGGAGGTCTGGACTCTACTTCTCAAACAAGGGGGCGTCCAAG GAGCCGAGACACCTTCAGTTCATCGCAGAGTTCAGTGACAGTGACGTGTACACGTTGCTGTCAGCCAGAAAGACACACGGGGCCCCAACAGACTATGGCTTCTGCATTAAG CCCAACAAGTCGAGCTCCCCGCGGGACCTTAAGCTGCTCTGCGCAGACGAGGAGCACGTCAGGACCTGCTGGGTGACTGCCATTCGCCTGTTCAAG TATGGGATGCAGCTTTACCAAAACTTCATCCAGCCACATCAGAAGCAGAGAGCCTCACCCATG AGAAGCATCTCGGAAAACTCCCTGGTGGCCATGGACTTCTCAGGAAACAAGACCCGAGTGATCGAGAACCCGTCAGAAGCACTGTCGGTGGCCGTGGAGGAAGGGCTTTCCTGGAGG AGGAAGAGCTGCCATCGGCTGAGTTCTCATGGGAGTCCCTCCACTTCCCAGAGTCCGATGTCAAACCTAG CTATCCACAGAGCGCAGCCCTGGTTCCACAGCAAGCTGTCCAGAGAGGAGGCTCACCGTCTGATCACCGAGCAAGGTCTCATTGATGG GGTTTTTCTTTTAAGGGATAGTCAGAGCAACCCCAAGACCTTTGTCCTGTCACTGTGTCACGCCCAGagaatcaaacactttcagatcCTGCCT gtggaggacGAGGGCGAGCTCTTCTTCAGCCTGGATGACGGTCACACTCGCTTCACTGACCTGATCCAGCTGGTGGAGTTCTACCAGCTGAACCGCGGCGTGCTGCCCTGCAGGCTAAAGCACCACTGCGCCAGAATCGCCCTGTGA
- the grb14 gene encoding growth factor receptor-bound protein 14 isoform X3 → MNFHARRVTLPAITPLLLQKRVIKVYSEDNTSRVIEVPSDITARDICQLFILKNHCVDDHSWTLFEQLAHLGIERTIEDHESVMEVQSGWDVYADSRLYFRKNYAKYEFFKKPLDFFPDHMVSISSETNGMMNHSQLIQTFLSLSTCPEIHGHLHAKEQGRKCWKKFYFVLRRSGLYFSNKGASKEPRHLQFIAEFSDSDVYTLLSARKTHGAPTDYGFCIKPNKSSSPRDLKLLCADEEHVRTCWVTAIRLFKYGMQLYQNFIQPHQKQRASPMRSISENSLVAMDFSGNKTRVIENPSEALSVAVEEGLSWRRKSCHRLSSHGSPSTSQSPMSNLAIHRAQPWFHSKLSREEAHRLITEQGLIDGVFLLRDSQSNPKTFVLSLCHAQRIKHFQILPVEDEGELFFSLDDGHTRFTDLIQLVEFYQLNRGVLPCRLKHHCARIAL, encoded by the exons ATGAACTTCCATGCGAGAAGGGTCACTCTGCCTGCCATTACTCCACTTCTGCTCCAGAAACGG GTGATCAAAGTGTACAGCGAGGACAACACGAGCCGAGTCATCGAGGTACCGAGTGACATCACCGCCCGGGACATCTGCcagctgttcattttaaagaaccACTGCGTGGACGACCACAGCTGGACGCTGTTCGAGCAGCTAGCACACCTGGGCATAG AGAGAACCATAGAAGACCATGAATCCGTCATGGAGGTCCAGTCGGGCTGGGACGTCTACGCCGACAGCCGGCTGTATTTCAGGAAGAACTACGCCAAATATGAATTCTTCAAGAAACCCCTG GACTTTTTCCCAGATCACATGGTGTCCATATCAAGTGAAACCAATGGGATGATGAACCACTCACAGCTCATACAG ACGTTCCTCAGCTTGAGCACGTGTCCTGAGATCCACGGGCACCTTCACGCTAAGGAACAGGGCAGGAAGTGTTGGAAGAAGTTCTACTTCGTGCTGAGGAGGTCTGGACTCTACTTCTCAAACAAGGGGGCGTCCAAG GAGCCGAGACACCTTCAGTTCATCGCAGAGTTCAGTGACAGTGACGTGTACACGTTGCTGTCAGCCAGAAAGACACACGGGGCCCCAACAGACTATGGCTTCTGCATTAAG CCCAACAAGTCGAGCTCCCCGCGGGACCTTAAGCTGCTCTGCGCAGACGAGGAGCACGTCAGGACCTGCTGGGTGACTGCCATTCGCCTGTTCAAG TATGGGATGCAGCTTTACCAAAACTTCATCCAGCCACATCAGAAGCAGAGAGCCTCACCCATG AGAAGCATCTCGGAAAACTCCCTGGTGGCCATGGACTTCTCAGGAAACAAGACCCGAGTGATCGAGAACCCGTCAGAAGCACTGTCGGTGGCCGTGGAGGAAGGGCTTTCCTGGAGG AGGAAGAGCTGCCATCGGCTGAGTTCTCATGGGAGTCCCTCCACTTCCCAGAGTCCGATGTCAAACCTAG CTATCCACAGAGCGCAGCCCTGGTTCCACAGCAAGCTGTCCAGAGAGGAGGCTCACCGTCTGATCACCGAGCAAGGTCTCATTGATGG GGTTTTTCTTTTAAGGGATAGTCAGAGCAACCCCAAGACCTTTGTCCTGTCACTGTGTCACGCCCAGagaatcaaacactttcagatcCTGCCT gtggaggacGAGGGCGAGCTCTTCTTCAGCCTGGATGACGGTCACACTCGCTTCACTGACCTGATCCAGCTGGTGGAGTTCTACCAGCTGAACCGCGGCGTGCTGCCCTGCAGGCTAAAGCACCACTGCGCCAGAATCGCCCTGTGA